The nucleotide window TGTTGAACTTGCAAGTGTTTACTGGTTATGCTTTGTAAATAGGACAGAATGTTCAAATATAAAGTTTAattagcaaaaaaaaaaaaaaataaaaaatttcacatttcaatGCGTTCTCATTCTTGGAAATATATgggggtatgaacagcaacgcttcacgccggcatacttTTTTCATGATGCGCAAACGCgcttcatttattttcaaaaacgaaattaatTTCTGAAGTACAAGAATAATTAATCCTTAATTAAACGTGATGGtgactgtaattaacactgtacatgcatatttgattaactatcaaaattcactaagttggaaaaaatataaaaatatgactATGTTTATTACACACGAATTATATACTTCATGATTTTACAAGATGATGTATTCATAATTGTTCTGCTTAGTCACGATCTTTCTCTTTTAGCGCGTAGATCGGACATCGTCTCTACCGtctgtgataaaaaaaaatcataagtaAAATAGACAACTGCAAAATAATTGCATGTATCTCAACACAACAATTCACGCGTGCAAGAGAAGGGGACACTTGAATCCGTTCCTTTTGAATGTCGGACCGCATCCAAATCCTCTTCAAGCTGTGACAAAAAGAGAATATGATTCCTTGCTGCGAATATCCTCGTAAGTTATTCACCCATACAACGTCTATGAAAACAGATTAAGGTGTATAAGCTAGCATCCAAAGTTCGTAATAATCTTAATACCTTTAATTCTGTGGTCATTAAAATCTACTACGGAGAAGCTTAAGGGTAGCTGTGAAATAGCCGGGGTACGCGTAGTACCACTTATGTGAAGGAGACATAATCTTGTAAATTAGCGTGAAATATTCGgaccagtttttttttttttcatttcttatcGGACACGTTGGACGAACGGGAGAAACATGACGTAAAATAGTTATCTAATAGCATATACTAATATCGCACGACCTATAGTGGTCGGATGACAAATACCTACGACGTTATGAAATAACGGCCAATACTGCTGTGTATATCAGAAACGATTATCAACGAATACCTGCGGAGTATTTGTGGCATAAAATGAATCATGACTTTCAAACAAGAAGTTAAAGTGGAAGCGATGGAGGGATGCATTTGTTCGATATGTAAAGAAGAATTTCGACTGTGCAATTTATCATTAAAACACGACAAAGCGAAATATTTCGTCACTTCACAGGTATGATCAATTTAATCACTTTCGGATATAAATCATAAacgaaaaatatttaaagaaaatattccaaaaCAATTCATATCATTATTTGTAATTTTACACGTTTTTTCTTGCTTGAACTGTAATTTTTGATTTTCCTACTCATGAATAATATGAGCCTATAATtagttccagtcattaaataaACATAGAAAAAAATCTCGTATACGTATCACCCAGCAAAAATGTCTAGCTTTCatatattcaaaatttcgaatatattataaaattccACGAAACATACACTGTACCTTGCGATTATTGACTTTTAGCACGGACCTAGGTATTTCTACCCGGTATGGACGTCATTTTGGGCACTCTACCATCTCTTAAACCTTCTCCTGATGCCATACTATTCCAGCCAGTGGCCAAACGAAATGGCCTGGCCCTTGTATCTGACCAACATAGGCTACAGCCTCCTTGGGATCTTCTCGGTGTGTGATTGCGTCATCACTATTTATGTATATGCAAAACGATCGGATGTTTTATCTGGTGAGTACATTATACATGCATTTCGCGagtcaatctaattagaattagtatgcgagcggatataacttctaattttaattatattgttCGCGTGTTAAATATAACTCAGTGTGTTAATCATAACCTAAGAGAGAAAATAGTTTGAAGTACAGTGCATCACATAAAGACACTATTTGATTGATATTCCCCCAAAgcgtttacatatatattttttacaatgtatttaatATGAAACCAAAATTCTACATCCATGTAACAAAGTTTGGGCAGCAGACAGTGCCCCCCAACCGATGGTTTGACGTCGTTCACCGCAGAAAATGTTACATTGATAACGTTTGATATCGGCTACTGGAAAAGGCTTAATCATTTCATCATGTCTTCTGTACAAGCAGATCAAATTAATGAGAGGCTATAGTTTCATTCTTGCTACTGCACATTTGAATACGTTAAGTACTACATatatgaatttatttcaaacactgacACATTCTCACGTTGATGAATACCTCTATTTCAGGGAGCACATCAGGGTCCCCGTGGTACCTGCAGCTCGTGTGGTGTTTATACAACATCAACAATGTGGTGGCACTCACCATTTCCATATCATACTACAGTCTCCTCACCGTCAGTAAGTCAGTTCAAGTCACGAATTACAGATTCTGTATAATACTACAGTCTCCTCACCGTCAGTAAGTCAGTTCAAGTCACAAATTACAGAATTCTATGACATTTGGTGTGTTTGTATATTTAGAAGGTGAATAAaattttctactttcatttaatGCTGAACAAGTCATGGTATTACGAAATTCATCCTCATTTTCACATAAAGTACAAGTTCTCCGATTTCTGAGCACGTACATAACATATAGCTTAACAATGTAAACAACAGTATTGTAATAGATGATGAAAAATGTAAAAGAACAGTCTAGTCTATTTTGGGACTGCCACATTCGTAATCAAATTCTGTGTTTAGGTTCGGTTATGTGTAGGGGTAACGACCCGCTGTTTTAACTCAAAATTTAATAAAGTTTATACATTGTGTTAATACATTCAGGGTACTTGTCCAATTTGAATGTCATTTCGTCAAGCGTTTTCATgctaaaattctgaaatttcGAATTGTGGCTGGTTTTAGTGGTACAAGTAAGAGTGGACAATAACAAAAAGAAATCAGAGGTAAATGTAACTCAAAGTATGGTCTTTGATTTAACTTTTTAATTAATCAAATCTGATTTTGTGGTAAGATTTGTTTCACGTCgagcatttttcactcatattgagactttAACTGTAGGTTAAGTACCACAAAgttagacctacatgtatgcttaGCGTTCAGAtccgtaacagtgagggttctttatcgtgccaacatCTGCCTAGACCGTGAAtcttcgtttttaaggtcatatatcGGGAAGactgattttcacttctaaatgccgagcgtttggcgaaggagcaaacactacctatgttaacgggactcaaactcacgacctcctcccggttacgaagcgaacacttTACatctgagctaccgcgaccgatCTTATGTGATAATAAGAAAATAGAagatattcaatgttttgttgttggatatCGAATTTGTTTCACAAGTGAATGTAACAaataatgttacatgtaacatcTGAAGATATAGTGTTAACATATGAAAATACAACCAATGTATCCCTTGACCTTGATaatgctccatatttggtaataatTATGCaaacaggtggtactaaaaaccgAGTCGagctagtttgcaacaaacatgtataattcattgtctatgatgaaagcaatgttaatttcaaaaggggtgtaaggaatgaatttattattttttcgttggatgagGAATTCCacgggaaaaaaaaaaaaaaaaaaagcgcaTGATGCAAAAgagttttccgtctttttttttcGTGGAATTCCTCCATgcaacgaaaaaataataaattcattccttatcatttaatattttaaaacattgagtttatatgataaaacatttcatttgagtTGAATTTGCGagttattcttggactacattctacgtcatttcgagatgggcgtagtaatttgtgaatacacaacttaaaaaaaacccaattaaATCCGTTAGGCCTAAAGGCgacttccacgaactgttgagcaaacgggtttcttgcggactgaagaatgcagttttaataGGATGATTTAGAGAtaagtcctgttgagagaaaattgcaggaattttgttgagtggaactggaattaagtgcaAAGTTCGATGTTGGTACTAACGGAAAGCGTGAGACACGTGTATAATCAAGATGTGGGATGCCAGgtagggttctcttgagggttgtcaTGGCTTCCAGGAGGACAAGTGAGTGTTACAGAGGAGTTTtcgagttttatcagtgaattccTAAGGCGTCACAGCTATTGTAACGCCGTACGGAAACCTCGTTTCGGTgcccactcataaacatatCTGACGTTTTTCAGGTTTCAATGTCATCCAAATTTTCTGTGTGCATATATTAGATTTTGAAGGTGTAAATTGGTACATCATGTTACAATGGTCGCTATCATGTCTATCTTAACTTTGCAGGTTTCGATCCGCCCAGCATCATCACCCATACGATGAACGCACTGTTTACTATCGCCAACATCCTGGTATGTGCCAAGCCGACTAAGCTTTTACACGTGTACCAACCCCTCATCTTCTCTATAGCTTACCTTGTGCTCTCCCTCCTTCATTATGCCGCGGGAGGATCCGCGAT belongs to Ostrea edulis chromosome 7, xbOstEdul1.1, whole genome shotgun sequence and includes:
- the LOC130048407 gene encoding protein rolling stone-like; this encodes MTFKQEVKVEAMEGCICSICKEEFRLCNLSLKHDKAKYFVTSQHGPRYFYPVWTSFWALYHLLNLLLMPYYSSQWPNEMAWPLYLTNIGYSLLGIFSVCDCVITIYVYAKRSDVLSGSTSGSPWYLQLVWCLYNINNVVALTISISYYSLLTVSFDPPSIITHTMNALFTIANILVCAKPTKLLHVYQPLIFSIAYLVLSLLHYAAGGSAIYTVLDWDNVSVALPTAFIVIFVLGILLHFFVFVIFKLRVLLYDRLCSKTKIDIIQVSIIDKAGSKKENKYKEEP